A region of the Acinetobacter defluvii genome:
ATGCCTGCCTTATCGGTGATTATTCAGAATATTAGCCAAGTGGGAGATAGCATCATTTTACCTACACCAAATTTTAATGGTCAGTTGCAATTGTTGGCTTTACTAAAAAGAAAAATTATTGAAATTCCAGCCAATACGGAAGGTTTTGATTTGGGGCGTTTGGAACAAGCCATGCAAAATTCAGGTGCGAAAGTTTGTTTACTGACGGCAAATTTCCAAAATCCATTGGGTTTTTGTTTGAGTAATGCAGACAAGGAAAAGATCGCACAACTGGCAGCAAAATATCAGTGTTATGTGATCGAAGATGATATTTATGCAGAATGTAGTTTTGATGCACAGCGACCTTTGCCGATTAAGTATTGGGATCAAGCTGGTTATGTGATTTATTGTGGTTCAGTTTCAAAATCCTTGTCGGCATCTTATCGGGTAGGGTGGTTTTGCATGCCACAACGTTTAAAACATTTGCATGCAGCTTTGATGACTCAGAATGTTGCAGTGAATACACCTTTACAATTGGGCTTGGTGGATTTGATTTATAGTCGTGCATATCGGCAGCATTTAACAGAATTACGCCCAAAACTGATGTTACAAGTTGAACAATATCGTCAATTTTTGATTGACGCTTTTTATGAGGTTGATATGCGCTTGAGTCATCCGCAAGGGGGCTATGCGTTATGGTTGCAATTTCCTGAACAGATTGATGGCTTGGCAATGTATTACTTCGCCCAGCAACACAGTATTAATATCGTACCCGGTTTGGTCTTTGGGGAAGAAGGGCGTTATAACAACTGTATTCGTTTAAATGCAGGGCATGAGCTATCACAGGACATTCAGGATGCCATTATGTTGTTGGCGGATTGGGTGAGAGCGCAATTGTCTGAAAATAAAGTGGCTTAGGATTCATACATTTTTTAATCCTTCCCAACCTCCCTTTTTCAAAGGGAGGAGCCTTGCAAATCATATATATCAGATACACAAGATTCCCCTTCTTTGAAAAGAGGGAGTAGGGGAGATTATTAAAAATCCGCCTTCAACACAATCCGATAACGCGCTTGCCCTGAATGTAAACGCTCAATCGCATCATTAATTTTTGACATCGGATACAACTCAATCTGTGGTGCAATATTTTTACGTGCAGCGAACTGTAAAAGCTGCCGCAAGGCAAATGGAGAGCCTGTTGGAGAACCAGTTACAGATTTTGCTCCACTGATCAGTGTTCCCGCAGGAATTGGCATCGGCTCAAGCACCATACCGAGCATGTGAATCGTGCCATTTGGTGCAAGCGTATTTAAATAGGCTTTCCAATCTAAACTCACATTTACGGTACATAGCAATAAATCAAATTTACCACGTTGTGATTTCAGTGCATCTGCATCACGACTATTTACCACATGGTCTGCGCCCATCGCTTTGAGCTCCTCAGTCTTATCCAAACTTGAGGTAAATGCGGTGATTTCACAGCCCCATGCTTTGAGTAATTTGATTGCCATATGACCTAAACCACCGATACCAATCACCCCTACATGGTGAATGGCTTGGATTTGATGTTTTAACATGGGATCAAAAACAGTGATACCACCACAGAGTAATGGACCTGCAGTTTCAGGGTCTAAGTCTTCAGGAAGCGGAATAATCCATTGCCAACCTGCACGTACTTTGTCAGCGAACCCTCCAGCATGCCCTACAATGGTCGCTGTTTTTCCACCTGTGCAAAGCACTTGTTGTCCACTGACACAGGGATCACAATGTTGGCAGCTTTCTGCAGTCCAGCCGATCCCCACACGTTGTCCAACTTTTAAGCCTTTGGCTTCTGAACCAAGTTGGGTGATTGTTCCAATAATTTCATGACCGCCTACGACAGGATAAATTGCATTGCCCCATTCATTATTAATCACTGAAACATCAGAATGACAGAGTCCACAATACTCGACTTTAACCTCAACCTGATGCGCTTGTAACTCACCTGCATCAAATGCATAGGGAGTAAGAGGTGCGCCTGCTTCTAGGGCAGCATAGCTATGAATGGTATTTTCTGACATGAATCCGTCCTTATTTTTAAGTATCAATATTTAGCGAAATGCACAGTGATTTTCATGATCATTGACCATCCCCACCGCTTGCATAAAGGCATAAATAGTGGTTGGTCCTACAAATTTAAAACCATTTTTCTTGAGTGTCTTTGAGAGTTTTAAACTCACTTCGGTTTGGGCTGGTGCAAGTTTATAATCAGGTACAGCATTGACTTGCACCGTTTGCTCAACAAAATCCCACAGCCAATTGACCATGTCGATACCTTGCGATTGCATGTTTTGCCATGCGATAGCATTGTCTCGAATGGCTTTAAGTTTACCAATGTGGCGAATCAGCCCAGCATCTTTACATTTTTCAGCCAAGTCTTCATCTGTAAAGTCAGCAATATGTTGAATCGAATGATTAAAAAAATGTTCACGATAACATTCACGTTTTTTTAATACCGTAATCCAAGATAAACCTGCTTGTTGACCTTCTAAACAGAGCATTTCAAATAGATGTTGTTCATTTCGATTGGGCTTTCCCCATTCATGGTCATGATAAGCGATATAAATTGGGTCATCGGAGCACCAACCACAACGTTTATTTGTCATTTTTAAATGCTCCTGAAGCTATTTTCTAAAGTTTAAATTCGATCCATTGGTCATTTTTATTGTCCCAATACCATAGTGCTGCTTGGGTTAAATCAGTGAATTTCACCCAAATATCTTTGCCTGCTTTATCGGCAAAACCTGTACTGATCAGTAAAGCTTCATCACTAATTTCCATAATCCAGCCTTGATAGACTTGCCCATTTAAAGCAATTTTCTGCTGATTGCCTGATTCTGCAAATTCAACTAAACGCTCAATCAACGCTTCTGACATGAAATTTTCCTAAACTTTTTTCTCAATAATTAACGTAAATAGGGATAAGGATTTACCGCACCACGACCTTTCCCGTTCAGATACAAACCATAGTGCAAATGCGGTGCAGTATGACGTGCATTTCCTGTATTCCCAACATAACCGATTAAAGCGCCTTTGCGAATATAGTCACCTTCTTTTAAGCCACGTTTATGTGCATTTAGGTGTGCATAATAATGCCAAGCACCACTTGGACCAATGAGCCAAATCACTGTGCCCCCCAAGTTGTTACTTTTTAAACTGGCAATTATACCTTCAGTCGTACTATATACCTTTGTTCCACGTGGAGCTAAAATATCGATTCCTTCATGGGTACGTCCTGAGCTACGTGATGCACCCCAAGTATCTGTAAGATTTTTGGCTCTGACGCCTTCTACAGGAATAGGCAGGCGGTTTGGCATGGGCATAGATTTTAATTTTAAAATGGCATTTTGTGGCAATGGCGTTGGCTTTTTAGGTGCGGTAGTACATGCATTCAGCACCAGTGTAAAACACAGAATCAAGCAATATCGAAAATAAATAGCCACGAGAAATCCTTACAATTAATTTTTCAAGTTTAAACGCACAGATTAAAATTGAAGATTTGAAGCGAATACCCGTGTTTGACTATGTCATATCTCCACCACAGAGATCAATTTTTTCATGGCAGTCGGAATACCCAATTGTGTAGCTTTTTGTGGTGTGAGCCACTCACCGCCGAATTCAGCTAGAAGATGCTCTTTTTGATCAGTATCTACATGCACAATATGGGCGGTTAAAATCCAAGTGAAATGGGTAAAATGATGCGTGATTTGAGCAGTTTTTTGGATTGGGTTGAGATTATATTCTTGGCACTTTTGGCTAAATGCCATGTCATTTTCAAAAATAGGCAAACTCCACAGTCCACCCCATAACCCTTTGTTGGGGCGTTGTTGCCATAGCCATTCTCCAGCATTTTCAAGCAATAACACTGTACCTGTTTTGATGGGAACTGGCTTTTTGGGTTTTTTATAGGGTAATTCAGTTTCTAAACCTTGCTGATGTGCTTGGCAATGTTGCTGCATTGGACAGTATAAACACAGTGGCTTTTTAGGAGTGCAAATGGTTGCCCCTAAATCCATAATGGCTTGGGTATAGTCATGGTTGCGTTCAGTTGGACATAATTCTTCTGCACGTTGCCACATTTCACGCTCATGCACAGGTTTTGATAAATCATCTTCAATGGCAAAAAAACGTGCTAGAACCCGTTTCACATTACCATCCATGATCACGCCATATTGACGTAAACCCAAAGACATCAGTGCGCCGCCTGTGGAACGTCCGATCCCTGAAAGCTGCATCCATTCTTCTAAACTATTTGGAAAATGTCCCTGCTGACTGACCACAGCCGCAGCTTTATGTAAATTTCGTGCCCGTGCATAATAACCTAAACCCGCCCAGTACGGTGCGACCTCATCCCAAGAGGCTTTGCCTAAATCATCCACCGTTGGAAAGCGTTCAATAAAGCGATCAAAATATTTTAAAACTGTCTTAACTTGGGTCTGTTGCAACATAATTTCAGACACCCACACCTTATAGGGGTCATCTGCAACTTGCCAAGGCAAATCATGACGACCATGTTGATCAAACCAAGTGAGGAGAGCATCTGAAAATGAAAATTGCGACATGCCAGCTTCGATCTAAAAAGAGGAGATTAGTATACCCAATCTTGTGAACTTTCATGTGAGGGAATGTAGAATAAAAAAGACGCCATAGCGTCTTTATATTTTATGTTGAGGAACAGCATTATTTTTCAGAAAGCACTCCCCAACGTTTATCTAAAATCAATGCTTGATCTTTATAACGTGGAATAATGTGGATATGAAAATGCTCAGTGTGCTCATCACCAAAGACATCACCATCATTAAATGCGATATGAAAACCTTCAGGTTGATGGCGAATTTTGAGCTCATTTCGCGCCAATTCTAATAGTGATGATAAGCTTTTGCGCTCTTTATCAGAAACATCAAAAAAAGAAGTGACATGACGTAGAGGAATGACAACTGAATGTCCTTTAGACAGGGGATCAAGCTCAGGTAAAATTACACCAAAATCATTTTTATCAATAATATCGTATTCATCAAAATTACAATATGGGCAGTTAAGTTCAGTCATGTGAATATCCTCTTTAAAGTCATCTGATCTCTTTTCTCTTTATCTCTCTACAGACTTAATGTCCGAGTTGACGTTCTAGTAAGGCATACATGGCAGCCAAGCTTTGTTGTTCTGCTTCAGGGTTATATCCTAAATCAACATCATATTCTTTAGCTCTTTGATCTGCCAAGATATTACTAAAACCATGTTTAGCATCTTTAAAAACAATCACTTCATGTTTGATCTGTGCAGCAGTCATTTCTTGTTTAAAGCTTTCAATTGCATCTAAAGACAACATACTGTCTTTTTCACCATGTAAAATAAGTAATTCTGCTTGAATATTTTCAGCATCATTTTCCACACGGGGAGAAACGTTGGCAGCATGAAACGTTGCAACAGCTTTTAATGGCGCACCTGTACGTGCAAGGTCTAAAACAACCTTGCCACCATAACAAAAGCCAATTGCTGCTAAACGATTTTCATCCACTTCAGCTTGTGTCGCGAATGTGGTTAAAGCTGCTTGCGCGCGATCAACGATGGTATTGGCATGTTGAAATGTTTGGGTCATCCATTCATTTGCTTGAGGAACATTGGTGGTGGTTTTTTTATCACCATACATATCAATAGCAAACGCAGCATAGCCATGTTC
Encoded here:
- a CDS encoding aminotransferase-like domain-containing protein — protein: MTFQYQSLAQQIAQKIYQGELVAEQRLSSLRQFSKQQNISLNTAKSCYELLEAQGLIYAKEKSGYFVKTQQKIQKVALPNHPDFQSQPRKVSNLELQMQIHEAAINNDLIHLGSVQLSPNLVPVEALRRSIQRALKHTKPEDFLYSDRQGNVQLREAFSAHWAEDGFYIAKDDIYISNGCMPALSVIIQNISQVGDSIILPTPNFNGQLQLLALLKRKIIEIPANTEGFDLGRLEQAMQNSGAKVCLLTANFQNPLGFCLSNADKEKIAQLAAKYQCYVIEDDIYAECSFDAQRPLPIKYWDQAGYVIYCGSVSKSLSASYRVGWFCMPQRLKHLHAALMTQNVAVNTPLQLGLVDLIYSRAYRQHLTELRPKLMLQVEQYRQFLIDAFYEVDMRLSHPQGGYALWLQFPEQIDGLAMYYFAQQHSINIVPGLVFGEEGRYNNCIRLNAGHELSQDIQDAIMLLADWVRAQLSENKVA
- the ahr gene encoding NADPH-dependent aldehyde reductase Ahr; this encodes MSENTIHSYAALEAGAPLTPYAFDAGELQAHQVEVKVEYCGLCHSDVSVINNEWGNAIYPVVGGHEIIGTITQLGSEAKGLKVGQRVGIGWTAESCQHCDPCVSGQQVLCTGGKTATIVGHAGGFADKVRAGWQWIIPLPEDLDPETAGPLLCGGITVFDPMLKHQIQAIHHVGVIGIGGLGHMAIKLLKAWGCEITAFTSSLDKTEELKAMGADHVVNSRDADALKSQRGKFDLLLCTVNVSLDWKAYLNTLAPNGTIHMLGMVLEPMPIPAGTLISGAKSVTGSPTGSPFALRQLLQFAARKNIAPQIELYPMSKINDAIERLHSGQARYRIVLKADF
- a CDS encoding DNA-3-methyladenine glycosylase I, whose product is MTNKRCGWCSDDPIYIAYHDHEWGKPNRNEQHLFEMLCLEGQQAGLSWITVLKKRECYREHFFNHSIQHIADFTDEDLAEKCKDAGLIRHIGKLKAIRDNAIAWQNMQSQGIDMVNWLWDFVEQTVQVNAVPDYKLAPAQTEVSLKLSKTLKKNGFKFVGPTTIYAFMQAVGMVNDHENHCAFR
- a CDS encoding M23 family metallopeptidase, producing MAIYFRYCLILCFTLVLNACTTAPKKPTPLPQNAILKLKSMPMPNRLPIPVEGVRAKNLTDTWGASRSSGRTHEGIDILAPRGTKVYSTTEGIIASLKSNNLGGTVIWLIGPSGAWHYYAHLNAHKRGLKEGDYIRKGALIGYVGNTGNARHTAPHLHYGLYLNGKGRGAVNPYPYLR
- the mutY gene encoding A/G-specific adenine glycosylase: MSQFSFSDALLTWFDQHGRHDLPWQVADDPYKVWVSEIMLQQTQVKTVLKYFDRFIERFPTVDDLGKASWDEVAPYWAGLGYYARARNLHKAAAVVSQQGHFPNSLEEWMQLSGIGRSTGGALMSLGLRQYGVIMDGNVKRVLARFFAIEDDLSKPVHEREMWQRAEELCPTERNHDYTQAIMDLGATICTPKKPLCLYCPMQQHCQAHQQGLETELPYKKPKKPVPIKTGTVLLLENAGEWLWQQRPNKGLWGGLWSLPIFENDMAFSQKCQEYNLNPIQKTAQITHHFTHFTWILTAHIVHVDTDQKEHLLAEFGGEWLTPQKATQLGIPTAMKKLISVVEI
- a CDS encoding HIT family protein, producing the protein MTELNCPYCNFDEYDIIDKNDFGVILPELDPLSKGHSVVIPLRHVTSFFDVSDKERKSLSSLLELARNELKIRHQPEGFHIAFNDGDVFGDEHTEHFHIHIIPRYKDQALILDKRWGVLSEK
- a CDS encoding dienelactone hydrolase family protein, which produces MTMTITTREISYQAKDGTTLIGYFASPVSDAPVAGVIVAPEWWGRNAYTEQRARELAEHGYAAFAIDMYGDKKTTTNVPQANEWMTQTFQHANTIVDRAQAALTTFATQAEVDENRLAAIGFCYGGKVVLDLARTGAPLKAVATFHAANVSPRVENDAENIQAELLILHGEKDSMLSLDAIESFKQEMTAAQIKHEVIVFKDAKHGFSNILADQRAKEYDVDLGYNPEAEQQSLAAMYALLERQLGH